In the Streptomyces sp. 3214.6 genome, CCTGCGTCGCGGCCCGCTCGTACCACTCCTCACACTCGGTCTTCTCGTGCACGATCTCCCCGAGCTCGTGCGCCGGCTGCTGCGGCCGCCGCGCGTCGAGCACGGCCGCCAGCCGGTACGCGGCCTCTGCGCTGCCCCCGCCGGCGGCGCACCGCAGATGCCGTTCGGCTTCCTGCTCGTCGCCGTCCCGCAGTCGCGCGATGCCGACCTGCAGCGCCGCCTCGGTGTGCCCGGCGGCCGCCGCCCGCTCGTACCAGCGCAGCGCGACGCTCTCCTCGCCGCGCCCCGCGAAGAGGATCCCGAGGTTGAAGGCGGCGTCGACGCTGCCGGCCTCCGCGGCCTTGGAGAACCATGGCTCGGCCCCGGCGGTGTCGCCGCCCTGGAGCAGCAGGATGGCGAGCGCGTTGGCCGCCTCCCGGTGCCCGGCGTAGGCGGCGCGCCGGTACCACTGCTCGGCCTGCGCGGTGCGGCCCTGCTCGGCGCAGAGCAGGGCGAGGTTGTAGGCGCCGTTGTCGTCCCCGGCGTCCATCGCGGCCCGGTACCAGCGTTCGGCGGTCTGGGTCTGGCCGCGCTCGGCGTGCAGCGCGCCCAGGGCGTTCGCCGCGTTGCCGTCGCCGTCCTGGGCGGCGCGCAGCCACCAGATGGCGGCGCTCTCGGTGTCGCCGGCGTCGCGCAGCAGGAACCCGAGCGCGCAGGCGGCCCGCGCCTCGCCGTCCTTGGCGGACGTCAGATACCAGCGCCCGGCCTCCTTCAGCTCGCCCCGCTTCTCCAGGATCGTCCCGAGGTGCAGCGCGGCCCGCCGGTGCCCACGCGCGGCAGCCTGGCGGTACCACTGCTCGGCGTCCGCCCGCACACTGTGCTCCTTGGGGTCCTCGCGCTCCTCGTGATCCCGGTGGTCAAGGGCGCGGGCCAGCCGGTACGCGGCTTCCCGGTGGCCGCGCTCGGCGGCGGCCCGCATCCACTGCTCGGCACCGGGGTCCCCGCGGTGCTCCAGCAGGTCGGCGAGGGCGTAGGCGCCCAGCGCATGGCCCTGCTCGGCGGACTGCCGCAGCCAGTACTCGGCGGCCGGCTCGTCCCCGCACTCACGACAGTGGCGGCCGAGGGCGTGCGCGGCCGCGGCGGAGCCGGCGACGGCGGCGACCCGCCACCAGCCGGCGGCCTCGTCGGGGTAGCCGCGCTGATGGAGGAGAACACCCAGGTTGTTGGCGGCGGCCCGGTCGCCCTCCGCGGTGGCGGTACGCAGATGGGGCTCGGCTCCGTCGAGGTCGCCACGGCGCAGCAGCATGGCCCCGAGGACGCTCATGGCCTCGGCGTCGCCGGCTTCCGCCGCGAGCCGCAGCCGCATCTCCTCGACGGCCTCCCCCGTCTCGACGGCGTCCGCCGTCTCGTCCCGGCTCTCGTCCGGGGTCGCTTCCTCACCGGAAGGCTGCACAAATCGCCCTGTCTCGAACAGAGTTGCCTTGTCCCCCATAACGTCCATCGTCGCACCACCTGCAACCCGGGTACACCTGGTATACCGCGGCCCGTAAGGTCACTTCAGCGTTTTGTCGACATGCCCACAGAGAGACAAGTCAAACACAGATCGCCCAACTCCCCACAGCGGCGCGGCCATCACTCTCCCCGGCACATGCGTTCGCACACCACGAAGGCCCGGATCCGTTTCCGGATCCGGGCCTTCGTTTTCAGTAGCGGGGACAGGATTTGAACCTGCGACCTCTGGGTTATGAGCCCAGCGAGCTACCGAGCTGCTCCACCCCGCGTCGTGTTCCACAACCGTACCACGACGCGGGGCGAACATGATCAGCCGCTACTTGGACTGGGGCTCGGGCTCGGACTGGCCTTACTCCCGGAGCCGCCGCCGGCTCCGCTGCCCGACCCGCCGCTCGGGCTCGCCGAAGCCTTCGGACTCGGGCTGCTGCTCGCCTTGGCGCCCTTGTCGGCCTCAGCCTGGGCGGCCTCGGCCCGCTTCAGGGCGGCCTCGAGATCCTTCTGCGCCTTGGCGTACGCGTCCCAGTCGGGCTTCTTCAGCGCCTCCTGGCCCGCCTGGAACGCCTTCTGGGCGTCGGCCAGCGCCTCCCGAACCGTCGGGTTGCTCGACGTCGGCGGCGGCGGAGTGGTGCCGGTGCCCTCGTCCGTCGGCGGCGGGGTCGTACTCTCCGCGCCGAACACCTTGTTGAGGGCCGCGTCCAGGGTGTCCTCGAAGGCGGTGTTGCCGCCGTAGGTCACCAACACCTTCTTCAGCAGCGGGTACTTGAGCCCGCCACCGCGCACGTAGACCGGCTCCACGTACAACAGGCCGCCGTCCAGGGGCACCGTGAGCAGGTTGCCGTACTCGATGTCGGAGTCGCCGCCCTTCAGGAGTCTGATGGACTCGGCGATGTCCTGTTCGGAGTTGAACTGGCTCTGGACCTGTTTGGGTCCGTCGACCGTCGTGCTCGTCGGCAGTTTCAGGACTCTGATCTTGCCGTAGTCGGGCGTGCCCGCCTCGGAGTCGACCGCCATGAACGCGCTGAGGTTGTCCCGGCCGTTGGGCGTGAACGTCGTCGTCAGCGAGAACGCCTGCGACTTCTGGTCGGGCATCTTCATGCTCAGGTAGTACGGCGGCACCGCGTCGCCCGACTTGTTGCTCGGGTCGTCCGGCACCTGCCACACCTCGCTGCCGCTGAGGAACGTCGTCGCGTCCTTCACGTGGTAGCGGCTGAGCAGCTCGCGCTGGACCTTGAACAGGTCCTGCGGGTACCGGAGATGGGCCATCAGGTCGGCCGAGATGGACGACTTGGACTCCACCGTGCCGGGGAACGCCTTCATCCAGGTCTTCAGGACCGGGTCCTCGGTGTCCCACTGGTAGAGCTTGACCTCGCCGGTGTACGCGTCGACGGTCGCCTTCACCGAGTTGCGGATGTAGTTGACCTGGTTCTGCTGGGCCACCACCGCGCGGTTGTCGTTGGTCGCGGTCAGCGAGTCGGCCGTCGTATCGCCGAGGGTCGTACGGGAGGCGTACGGGTATCCGTTGGTCGTGGTGTACGCGTCGACGATCCACTGGATCTTGTGGTTCACCACCGCCGGGTAGGCGTCGCCGTCGATGGTCAGCCATGGGGCGACCGCCTCGACGCGCTCCTTCGGCGTGCGATTGTACAGGATCCGCGAACCCTCGCCGATGGCGCCGGAGTACAGGATCTGCGGCTCGCCGAACGCCACCGCGTACGCGGCCCGGTTGACCGGGTTGGAGAGATTGACCCCGCTCTTGCCGGTGTAACTGGTGGTCTTCTCACCCGCGTCGTCGGAGTAGTCGATCTCCTTCTGGGGACCGCCGACGATCGAGTACGTGGTCGTCTTCTCCCCGTAGTACACGCGCTGCTCGTAGGTGCCGAGCTCGCCCTCGGAGGGCAGGTTGGACTCGGTGAAGACCGGGCGGCCCTCGGCGTCGGAGGTGGTGCCCTTGGCGGCGACCACGCCGTAACCGTGGGTGTAGCGGAAGTGGTTGTTGATCCAGTTCTGCTTGTCGACGCCCGCGAGGTTCAGCTCGCGCAGACCGATGACGGTGTCCTCATCGGTGCCCTTCACGTTGTAGCGGTCCACGTCCAGATTGGTCGGGAACGCGTAGTACTTCCGCATCTGCTGGAGCTGCTGGTACGTCGGGGAGACGATGTTCGGGTCCAGGACGCGGATGCTCGCGGTGGCGTCGACGTCGTCGCGCAGCGTCGTCTTGTCCTTGGTGGTGCTCGTACCCGAGTACTCGGTGACCTGAGCGTCGTCGATGCCGTACGCCTCGCGCGTCGCCTTGAGGTTCTTCTCGACGTACGGGGCTTCCTTGGCCTGCTCGTTCGGCTGAACCTGGAACTTCTGGACGATCGCCGGGTACAGCCCGCCGATGAGGATCGCCGAGAGGACCATCAGACCGAAGCCGATCACGGGCAGCTGCCAGGTGCGCCGCCACAGGGTGGCGAAGAACAGCAGCGCGCAGATGACGGCGATGCAGAACAGGATCGTCTTGGCCGGAAGGTAGGCGTTGGCGTCGACGTAGCGCAGGCCCGTCCAGTTGTCCGTGGCCTTGAAGTCGCTGGACTTCACCGCCAGACCGTACCGGTCGAGCCAGTACGCGACGGCCTTCAGCGCGACGAAGATGCCCAGCAGCACCGACAGATGGCCGGTGGCCGCGGCGGTGGCGCGCGCGCCCGGGCTGGTGACGCGCAGCCCGCCGTAGAGGTAGTGGGTGAGCGCGGCGGCGATCAGGGAGAGGATCGTGGCGGCGAAGCCGAAGCCGAGCAGGAACCGGTACCAGGGCAGGTCGAAGGCGAAGAACGAGACGTCGAGGTGGAACTGCGGGTCCTTCTGGCCGAAGGACACCCCGTTGACCCACATCAGCCAGGTCCGCCACTGACCCGCCGCGGAGGCACCGGCGATGAGGCCGACCAGGGCGGTGATGCCCAGCAGCAGCCACGTCTTGTACGGCGCGATGCCCATGCGGTAGCGGTCGAGGCTCTGCTGCTCGACCGACATCGCGCTCAGCGGCGGCCGCATCCGGTGGGCCAGCCAGATGTTGAAGCCGACTGCGAGCGCCATCAGCAGGCCGAAGACGAAGAACAGCCCGATCTTGGTCCAGAGCGTGGTCGTGAACACCGACGAGTAGTGCACCGAGCGGTACCAGAGCCAGTCCGTCCAGAACCCGGCGAACATGGTGAACGCCATGCCGAGGACGGACAGGACGCCCAGTGTCATGAGCAGCGTCCGGACGCGCCGGGACGGGCGGCCCACTCTGATCCGCGGCCCCGTGGGGCCTCCGCCGCGGTCCGGCATCTGGAAAGCCAAGGTGCGCACCTCGAAAGTCGCAGTTGATCCGTCAGGCCCGCGTGTTCGTGGACCGTTCGTGGCCCCCCGTGATCGCGGGCCCACACCTATGCAACTTACTCACCGTTTACTCGGTTCCCGATTCCGGCCAGGAACGAGAGAGGATTGTGACCATGTCCAACACTCCCATGGCGGCGAGCCCGCTCACCCGGGCCGTACTCGAGATCGACGAGTACGCCTCCGGCCTCGGCTGGGACCAGCCCGCCCGCCTTTTCGCCCTCGTAGACACCGCTCGGCTGCGAGCCCAGGAACCGTCGCTCGCCGCCCAGCTCGGCCTTCAGGACGAGCCCGAGACCACCGGTCTCACCCCGATCGAGCAGGACGAAGTGCCAACGGACAAGCCGCTCGACGAGTTCCTCGCCACGATCGCGTGGCCCGACGCGGTCGTCGGCTGTGCCCTCACGGTGGAGCGTCTGATGCTGCCCCCGTCCGCCGAGGCGCAGGTCCCCAAGGGCCTGAGCGACGCGAAGCTCACGAAGTGGGTCGCGGAGCACCCCGACCGCCACGAGGTCCGGATGACGGTCGGCGTCCTGCGCGACGGCACCCGTGACTCGGCCCTTCGCCTGCGCGAGAAGGACGCCCCGACGGAGGTCCTCACGGGCGCGGGCCTGGTGCCGGGCCTGGCGGAGGCGCTGTCGGCGACGTTCGCGGAGTAGCCCGCGCGTCGGTCGGCCTACCCGGCCACTTCGCCTACTTCGTCGTGCACTTGGGCAGGTCGGCGGTGTCGCCGCCACGGATGTCCTTCAGGGCGGTGAGGGCGTCGTCGATGGTGTTCACCTTGACGAGCCTGAGCCCCGAGGGGGTGTCCTTGGCGGCGGCCGCGCAGTTGTCCGCGGGCGTCAGGAAGTACTGGGCGCCCTGGCTGCGCGCGCCGACGGTCTTCATCTCGATGCCGCCGATCGGTCCGACCTTGCCGGCGTCGTCGATGGTCCCGGTGCCGGCGACGAACTTGCCGCCGGTGAGGCTGCCGGGGGTGAGCTTGTCGTAGATGCCGAGCGCGAACATCAGACCGGCGCTGGGCCCGCCGACGTCGGCGAGCTTGATGTCGATGGTGAACGGGAAGGTGTGGTCGGTCC is a window encoding:
- a CDS encoding PPA1309 family protein, whose translation is MSNTPMAASPLTRAVLEIDEYASGLGWDQPARLFALVDTARLRAQEPSLAAQLGLQDEPETTGLTPIEQDEVPTDKPLDEFLATIAWPDAVVGCALTVERLMLPPSAEAQVPKGLSDAKLTKWVAEHPDRHEVRMTVGVLRDGTRDSALRLREKDAPTEVLTGAGLVPGLAEALSATFAE
- a CDS encoding tetratricopeptide repeat protein, which encodes MDVMGDKATLFETGRFVQPSGEEATPDESRDETADAVETGEAVEEMRLRLAAEAGDAEAMSVLGAMLLRRGDLDGAEPHLRTATAEGDRAAANNLGVLLHQRGYPDEAAGWWRVAAVAGSAAAAHALGRHCRECGDEPAAEYWLRQSAEQGHALGAYALADLLEHRGDPGAEQWMRAAAERGHREAAYRLARALDHRDHEEREDPKEHSVRADAEQWYRQAAARGHRRAALHLGTILEKRGELKEAGRWYLTSAKDGEARAACALGFLLRDAGDTESAAIWWLRAAQDGDGNAANALGALHAERGQTQTAERWYRAAMDAGDDNGAYNLALLCAEQGRTAQAEQWYRRAAYAGHREAANALAILLLQGGDTAGAEPWFSKAAEAGSVDAAFNLGILFAGRGEESVALRWYERAAAAGHTEAALQVGIARLRDGDEQEAERHLRCAAGGGSAEAAYRLAAVLDARRPQQPAHELGEIVHEKTECEEWYERAATQGHRRAQVRVGMLAAARGDVVEAARWYRTAAEAGSRNGAFNLGLLLAREGSEPEAAVWWTRAADAGHGRAALRLALVYARRGELAEGQRWADRAVSLGPAEVAERAARLRDALREELSA
- a CDS encoding UPF0182 family membrane protein, whose product is MPDRGGGPTGPRIRVGRPSRRVRTLLMTLGVLSVLGMAFTMFAGFWTDWLWYRSVHYSSVFTTTLWTKIGLFFVFGLLMALAVGFNIWLAHRMRPPLSAMSVEQQSLDRYRMGIAPYKTWLLLGITALVGLIAGASAAGQWRTWLMWVNGVSFGQKDPQFHLDVSFFAFDLPWYRFLLGFGFAATILSLIAAALTHYLYGGLRVTSPGARATAAATGHLSVLLGIFVALKAVAYWLDRYGLAVKSSDFKATDNWTGLRYVDANAYLPAKTILFCIAVICALLFFATLWRRTWQLPVIGFGLMVLSAILIGGLYPAIVQKFQVQPNEQAKEAPYVEKNLKATREAYGIDDAQVTEYSGTSTTKDKTTLRDDVDATASIRVLDPNIVSPTYQQLQQMRKYYAFPTNLDVDRYNVKGTDEDTVIGLRELNLAGVDKQNWINNHFRYTHGYGVVAAKGTTSDAEGRPVFTESNLPSEGELGTYEQRVYYGEKTTTYSIVGGPQKEIDYSDDAGEKTTSYTGKSGVNLSNPVNRAAYAVAFGEPQILYSGAIGEGSRILYNRTPKERVEAVAPWLTIDGDAYPAVVNHKIQWIVDAYTTTNGYPYASRTTLGDTTADSLTATNDNRAVVAQQNQVNYIRNSVKATVDAYTGEVKLYQWDTEDPVLKTWMKAFPGTVESKSSISADLMAHLRYPQDLFKVQRELLSRYHVKDATTFLSGSEVWQVPDDPSNKSGDAVPPYYLSMKMPDQKSQAFSLTTTFTPNGRDNLSAFMAVDSEAGTPDYGKIRVLKLPTSTTVDGPKQVQSQFNSEQDIAESIRLLKGGDSDIEYGNLLTVPLDGGLLYVEPVYVRGGGLKYPLLKKVLVTYGGNTAFEDTLDAALNKVFGAESTTPPPTDEGTGTTPPPPTSSNPTVREALADAQKAFQAGQEALKKPDWDAYAKAQKDLEAALKRAEAAQAEADKGAKASSSPSPKASASPSGGSGSGAGGGSGSKASPSPSPSPSSG